From one Mycobacterium colombiense CECT 3035 genomic stretch:
- a CDS encoding AAA family ATPase: MSTARTQPDQRELDGVRRIVDAISQAFAAKIVGQRELRESLLIGLLAGGHVLLESVPGLAKTTAAKVLAESIHGRFQRIQCTPDLLPSDIIGTQIYDSATNSFVTQLGPVHANIVLLDEINRSSAKTQSAMLEAMEERQTTIAGRVHPLADPFLVIATQNPVDQEGTYPLSEAQTDRFLLKEIVRYPSPQEEVEVMSRIDAGIYDRGHPAAPVVSLDDVLRLQEVVRHVHMDRALMLYASQLVDVTRHPGLALPKQIARLVEYGASPRATIAFCKAARAQAVLSGRAHVLPEDIAKLAHRVLRHRLILGFEAASADITPEVVVDAALRAVRVP; the protein is encoded by the coding sequence ATGTCTACAGCACGGACACAACCGGATCAGCGCGAACTCGACGGCGTCCGACGGATCGTCGACGCCATCTCTCAGGCGTTCGCCGCCAAGATCGTCGGGCAGCGTGAGCTTCGGGAGTCGCTGCTGATCGGTCTGCTCGCGGGCGGCCACGTCCTGCTCGAAAGCGTGCCGGGCCTGGCCAAGACGACCGCGGCGAAGGTGCTCGCCGAATCGATTCATGGCCGCTTTCAACGCATTCAGTGCACGCCCGACCTGCTGCCCAGCGACATCATCGGCACCCAGATCTACGACTCGGCGACCAACTCCTTCGTCACCCAGCTGGGCCCGGTGCACGCCAACATCGTGCTGCTCGACGAGATCAACCGGTCCAGTGCCAAGACGCAGAGCGCGATGCTCGAGGCGATGGAGGAGCGGCAGACCACGATCGCCGGGCGGGTGCACCCCCTCGCGGATCCGTTTCTGGTCATCGCCACCCAGAACCCCGTCGACCAGGAAGGCACTTATCCGCTCTCCGAGGCGCAGACCGACCGGTTCCTGCTCAAGGAGATCGTGCGCTACCCCTCCCCACAGGAGGAGGTGGAGGTCATGTCGCGGATCGACGCCGGCATCTATGACAGGGGGCATCCGGCGGCGCCGGTGGTCAGCCTCGACGACGTGTTGCGCCTGCAGGAGGTGGTGCGTCACGTCCACATGGACCGCGCGCTGATGCTCTACGCCAGCCAACTGGTCGACGTGACCCGTCACCCCGGGCTGGCGCTGCCCAAGCAGATCGCACGCCTGGTCGAGTACGGCGCCAGCCCGCGTGCCACCATCGCGTTCTGCAAGGCGGCCAGGGCACAGGCGGTGCTGTCCGGGCGCGCGCACGTGCTTCCCGAAGACATCGCCAAGCTCGCCCACCGGGTGCTGCGGCACCGGCTCATCCTCGGCTTCGAAGCGGCCAGCGCCGACATCACTCCCGAGGTCGTGGTCGACGCCGCGCTGCGGGCCGTGCGCGTGCCCTGA
- a CDS encoding DUF58 domain-containing protein produces the protein MGKHLNRAKAHFDTDTRGLLEGGRYALLHTRSMEFDDLRPYVPGDDVRDIDWKASARSGGVLIKRFVSEKHHKILLVADAGRNMSALAPSGECKRDVAAHIMGAVGLIGLRRSDQIGMVYGDRRGSVNIPQRRGESYIEGLLHRWYHHTTSDPGGSDVTAQLDYVATHYRHTMLIIVVSDEPEVDDPLSEVLTRLTGRHDFMWAMVSDMPAVGPDNTDGYDVATGRFVLNGADLGPRVVAAYRRAEQKRRNRLDAFLAAHAIPYSIVAGSKDIRRELVRLTEVAARAG, from the coding sequence GTGGGTAAGCACCTCAACCGGGCCAAGGCGCACTTCGACACCGACACCCGCGGTCTGCTCGAGGGGGGCCGCTATGCGCTATTGCATACGCGCAGCATGGAATTCGACGATCTGCGTCCGTACGTGCCGGGCGACGACGTCCGGGACATCGACTGGAAGGCTTCCGCACGCTCGGGCGGAGTGCTCATCAAACGGTTTGTGTCCGAAAAGCACCACAAGATCCTGCTCGTCGCCGACGCCGGCCGCAACATGTCGGCACTGGCCCCGAGCGGGGAGTGCAAACGCGACGTCGCCGCGCACATCATGGGTGCGGTGGGGCTGATCGGCCTACGCCGGTCCGACCAGATCGGCATGGTCTACGGCGACCGCCGCGGCAGCGTGAACATCCCGCAGCGGCGTGGCGAGTCGTACATCGAGGGTCTGTTACACCGCTGGTATCACCACACCACGAGCGATCCCGGTGGCAGCGACGTCACCGCCCAACTCGACTACGTCGCAACGCATTACCGGCACACCATGCTGATCATCGTCGTCTCTGACGAACCGGAGGTCGACGACCCGCTCAGCGAAGTGCTCACCAGACTGACCGGGCGCCACGATTTCATGTGGGCGATGGTGTCCGACATGCCCGCGGTGGGCCCCGACAACACCGACGGATACGACGTCGCCACCGGTCGCTTCGTCCTGAACGGCGCCGACCTCGGGCCCCGGGTGGTCGCCGCGTACCGCCGTGCCGAGCAGAAGCGTCGCAACCGCCTCGATGCGTTCCTGGCCGCCCACGCCATTCCTTACTCGATTGTCGCCGGCAGCAAGGACATTCGGCGCGAGCTCGTTCGCCTGACCGAGGTGGCCGCCCGTGCCGGATGA
- a CDS encoding YchJ family protein has translation MNEPCPCGSDHSYRSCCGPLHEGKSQARTAEELMRSRYSAFAYGDADYLFRTWHPRTRPADVSVDAGITWTGLQVIDTVAGGAGDDSGEVEFTARYESAGRAGRLHERSRFERRAGRWFYLDAVDS, from the coding sequence ATGAACGAACCGTGCCCATGCGGCAGCGACCACAGCTATCGCTCCTGCTGCGGACCGCTCCACGAGGGCAAGTCGCAGGCCCGAACGGCCGAGGAATTGATGCGGTCGCGGTACTCGGCATTCGCCTACGGTGACGCCGACTATCTGTTCCGCACGTGGCACCCGCGCACCCGCCCGGCCGACGTGTCCGTCGACGCGGGCATCACCTGGACCGGCTTACAGGTGATCGACACCGTGGCGGGCGGCGCGGGCGATGATTCCGGGGAAGTGGAGTTCACGGCCCGATACGAGTCCGCGGGCCGCGCCGGCCGCCTGCATGAGCGCAGCCGCTTCGAACGCCGCGCCGGTCGATGGTTCTACCTGGACGCCGTCGACTCGTAG
- a CDS encoding TylF/MycF/NovP-related O-methyltransferase, translating into MPIVSDEWRHGHQILNFYPMDKDYRESPAARTMVAEHFGNAQALDTDAELLKFGSDHVTLPGAFLEMGVCTGRTINFIAALNPRQRIWGFDSFDGLPERWARTDITVPQGTFRANVEGWMPPVLHNVALVKGMFHETLPEFKRRVLKSTPIAFLHVDCDIYASTKEILGQLVDNILPGTVIVFDEFYNYPGAEEQEFRAFQEFLDRTGKKPVYLAYNQYFEQAVVQIA; encoded by the coding sequence ATGCCGATCGTGAGTGATGAATGGCGTCATGGGCACCAAATCCTCAATTTCTACCCGATGGACAAGGACTATCGAGAATCGCCGGCAGCCCGGACGATGGTGGCCGAGCACTTCGGCAATGCCCAGGCTCTCGACACTGATGCGGAATTGCTCAAATTCGGCTCTGACCACGTCACGTTGCCGGGCGCGTTCCTGGAGATGGGCGTATGCACCGGACGAACCATCAATTTCATTGCCGCGCTCAATCCCCGGCAACGCATCTGGGGATTCGATTCCTTCGACGGCCTTCCTGAACGATGGGCCCGGACCGATATCACCGTCCCACAAGGCACATTTCGGGCCAACGTCGAGGGCTGGATGCCACCGGTCCTTCACAACGTAGCCCTGGTAAAGGGCATGTTCCACGAAACCCTTCCGGAGTTCAAAAGGCGAGTCCTGAAATCCACGCCGATCGCTTTCCTGCACGTGGATTGCGACATTTACGCATCGACGAAAGAAATTCTTGGCCAGTTGGTCGACAACATCCTGCCGGGCACCGTAATCGTATTCGACGAGTTTTATAACTACCCCGGCGCCGAGGAACAGGAATTCAGGGCCTTCCAGGAGTTTCTGGACCGGACCGGGAAGAAACCGGTCTACCTTGCCTACAACCAGTACTTCGAACAAGCGGTTGTCCAGATCGCCTGA
- a CDS encoding DUF7159 family protein yields the protein METVLGVSMTPTAVHMVVVEGEHADGATVDTDEFEVSPTQNRADQTAPHQVVSAILGTRQAAAETGCQLASIGVTWTDATEAAALEELLSGQKLEKVMLVSAFLAAAALAQTVGDTTRYAQTALLFVEPTTATMAVVDTADGSVTDVRRQELPEDEYEALATLTAMAADAAAMEHRPDGLFVVGSDGVDIAAIREELQAASSLVLSTPEEPELALARGAALASAHPPLFSSSTAAIAYAQDPASGAMVPHALAVGGADNAPTVERGAEALAYSADPAEGGTFDTGAYPGFVDDSPAGTRTGFGASPYEQRATRPFLVALSVLALFVGGVLALVIALAIAIRPHSDTRPQIGARVVAPTAPRLPAPRPRRRHQHVSRRRRRHQRPLPRLRFRRPLQDCPCLRPGFRAGRTTARRTRSSDPRPTSPYPRRAAGPARPAHPGARHSPSVGHGLSPVRNDRAE from the coding sequence GTGGAAACCGTACTCGGTGTGTCGATGACGCCCACGGCGGTCCATATGGTCGTGGTCGAAGGGGAACACGCCGACGGTGCCACGGTCGACACGGACGAGTTCGAAGTGTCCCCAACTCAGAATCGGGCAGATCAGACGGCGCCCCATCAGGTGGTCTCGGCAATCCTGGGAACGCGGCAGGCGGCGGCCGAAACCGGTTGCCAGCTGGCTTCGATCGGCGTGACGTGGACCGATGCCACCGAGGCCGCCGCCCTGGAAGAGTTGCTGTCCGGCCAGAAGCTCGAGAAAGTCATGCTGGTCTCGGCATTTCTGGCGGCGGCCGCGTTGGCGCAGACGGTGGGCGACACGACCCGGTACGCGCAAACCGCGTTGCTGTTCGTTGAGCCGACCACCGCGACGATGGCTGTGGTGGACACCGCGGACGGTTCGGTCACCGATGTGCGTCGGCAGGAACTCCCCGAGGACGAATACGAGGCGTTGGCCACGTTGACCGCGATGGCCGCTGACGCCGCGGCGATGGAACACCGGCCAGACGGCTTGTTCGTGGTCGGCAGCGACGGCGTCGACATCGCCGCGATCCGAGAGGAGCTGCAGGCGGCCAGTTCCCTGGTGTTGAGCACACCGGAGGAGCCGGAGCTCGCTCTGGCCAGGGGCGCGGCGCTGGCATCGGCACATCCGCCGTTGTTCTCGTCCTCGACCGCAGCGATCGCTTACGCGCAAGATCCTGCGAGCGGCGCGATGGTTCCGCATGCGTTGGCCGTCGGCGGCGCCGACAATGCGCCCACCGTGGAACGTGGTGCTGAGGCGCTGGCCTATAGCGCCGACCCCGCAGAGGGCGGCACATTCGACACCGGCGCCTATCCCGGGTTTGTCGACGACTCGCCAGCCGGAACGCGGACCGGCTTCGGTGCTTCGCCGTACGAGCAGCGGGCCACTCGGCCGTTCTTGGTGGCGTTGAGCGTATTGGCGTTATTTGTCGGCGGCGTCTTGGCCCTCGTCATTGCGCTGGCGATCGCGATTCGACCGCATTCCGACACCAGACCACAAATCGGCGCACGCGTCGTCGCGCCGACTGCGCCCCGCCTCCCAGCGCCCCGGCCCCGGCGCCGGCACCAGCACGTGTCGCGCCGGCGCCGGCGGCACCAGCGCCCGCTGCCCCGCCTGCGCTTCCGGCGCCCCCTCCAGGATTGCCCTTGCCTGCGCCCCGGCTTCCGGGCCGGCCGCACCACCGCCCGGCGCACCCGCTCCTCCGATCCCCGCCCTACGTCCCCCTATCCCCGCCGGGCCGCCGGCCCTGCCCGTCCCGCACATCCCGGTGCCCGGCATTCCCCATCTGTAGGACATGGCCTCTCGCCCGTCCGAAATGATCGGGCCGAGTAA